From the Oncorhynchus nerka isolate Pitt River linkage group LG20, Oner_Uvic_2.0, whole genome shotgun sequence genome, one window contains:
- the pou6f1 gene encoding POU domain, class 6, transcription factor 1 isoform X4: MDLQDLPAADTPLTVNEQVIVMSGHETIRVLEVEVDQASLPSSMPDGRADLGGEDVSNQAKQPEAGTQDSPPAPHNTGGVGEPFVGYRYVLGDQVVAVDSAASAVQTLAQTAVPISVSLSQPQATMPITVQSLQGCQQVLTQDGLATLMTGMMAQTGSLGQPLLIPLSMAGSMGGQGLAVLTFPTSNVATLPGLSAASQSGGLLKLPFAGLQTATVLNPVQTQQAVFQSQTASLQQVQAAMQQAQQNTQVAAAQLTQAMPSVSQPSVSVSTLQSAGLSINPAIISAASLGAQPQFISSLTSTPIITSAMSGITSQIITNAQGQVIGTIPLMLNPASLTGGAATQALNLQGFQGLQVQTVQPQLVLNNQGQIIATIGNGPATVPTSAAIIPKHNVPVTFSKPSTQAQVTTVTQSPVVIAPQPFAMKTVTPISSSVPITCGDTPTVGQLVSKPQQGCTDEEGINLEEIREFAKNFKIRRLSLGLTQTQVGQALTATEGPAYSQSAICRFEKLDITPKSAQKLKPVLERWLAEAELWNQKGQQNLMEFVGGEPSKKRKRRTSFTPQAIEVLNTYFEKNALPTGQEITEIAKELNYDREVVRVWFCNRRQTLKNTSKINVFQVQP; the protein is encoded by the exons ATGGACCTTCAGGATCTCCCTGCTGCTGACACACCCCTCACTGTCAATGAACAG GTGATAGTGATGTCTGGTCATGAGACGATCCGTGTCCTGGAAGTGGAGGTAGATCAAGCCTCTCTTCCATCCTCAATGCCTGATGGGAGGGCTGATTTGGGGGGTGAGGATGTGAGTAATCAGGCTAAGCAACCTGAGGCAGGAACACAGGACAGCCCGCCAGCACCCCACAACACTGGGGGAGTAGGTGAGCCCTTTGTAGGATACCGATACG TGCTGGGGGACCAGGTGGTGGCTGTCGATTCTGCAGCCTCTGCGGTCCAGACTCTTGCTCAGACTGCAGTTCCCATCAGTGTCTCCCTGTCGCAGCCACAGGCCACCATGCCCATCACTGTGCAGAGCTTGCAGGGCTGTCAACAG GTCCTGACCCAGGATGGTCTGGCCACTCTGATGACAGGGATGATGGCCCAGACAGGCTCCCTGGGCCAGCCCCTGCTCATCCCCCTCAGCATGGCAGGGTCCATGGGGGGCCAGGGCCTGGCTGTCCTCACCTTTCCCACCAGCAACGTAGCCACACTCCCTGGCCTTTCAGCTGCCAGCCAGTCCGGAGGCCTCCTCAAACTACCCTTTGCCGGCTTGCAAA CAGCCACTGTGCTAAACCCTGTCCAGACCCAGCAGGCGGTTTTCCAGTCTCAGACAGCATCACTACAGCAGGTCCAGGCAGCTATGCAGCAGGCTCAGCAGAACACGCAGGTGGCTGCAGCACAACTGACCCAGGCCATGCCGTCCGTCTCTCAgcccagtgtgtctgtgtcaaCACTCCAGTCTGCAGGCCTCTCCATCAACCCTGCCATT ATCAGTGCTGCGTCTCTAGGGGCTCAGCCTCAGTTCATCAGCTCCCTCACTTCCACTCCCATCATCACCAGTGCCATGTCTGGAATCACCAGCCAGATCATCACCAACGCACAGGGACAG GTGATTGGAACCATCCCCCTGATGCTGAACCCTGCCTCACTGACAGGAGGGGCTGCTACTCAGGCTCTGAATCTCCAGGGCTTTCAAGGCCTGCAGGTCCAGACAGTCCAGCCACAGCTGGTTCTGAACAACCAGGGCCAGATCATTGCCACCATAGGAAATGGACCTGCTACAGTCCCCACTTCTGCTGCTATTATTCCCAAGCATAATGTTCCTGTGACATTCTCGAAGCCCAGCACCCAG GCTCAGGTAACAACTGTTACGCAATCACCTGTGGTCATCGCCCCACAACCGTTTGCAATGAAGACAGTCACTCCAATCTCCTCCTCAGTCCCTATCACCTGTGGAGACACACCCACCGTGGGACAGCTCGTCAGCA AGCCACAGCAAGGGTGCACGGATGAGGAGGGCATTAATCTGGAAGAGATTCGAGAGTTTGCCAAGAACTTCAAGATCCGCCGGCTGTCCCTGGGGCTGACGCAGACACAAGTGGGACAGGCCCTCACGGCTACAGAGGGCCCGGCCTACAGCCAGTCTGCCATCTGCAG GTTTGAGAAGCTGGACATTACACCCAAGAGTGCTCAGAAACTGAAGCCCGTGCTGGAGCGGTGGCTGGCCGAAGCAGAGCTATGGAACCAAAAGGGTCAGCAGAATTTGATGGAATTTGTGGGTGGTGAGCCGTCCAAGAAACGCAAGCGTCGCACCAGCTTCACCCCGCAGGCCATCGAAGTGCTCAACACCTACTTTGAGAAGAATGCCCTGCCAACGGGCCAGGAGATTACGGAAATCGCTAAGGAGCTCAACTACGACCGTGAGGTTGTCCGTGTATGGTTCTGCAACAGGCGGCAGACACTGAAAAACACCAGCAAGATCAATGTGTTTCAAGTTCAGCCTTAA
- the pou6f1 gene encoding POU domain, class 6, transcription factor 1 isoform X2 codes for MDLQDLPAADTPLTVNEQVIVMSGHETIRVLEVEVDQASLPSSMPDGRADLGGEDVSNQAKQPEAGTQDSPPAPHNTGGVGEPFVGYRYVLGDQVVAVDSAASAVQTLAQTAVPISVSLSQPQATMPITVQSLQGCQQVLTQDGLATLMTGMMAQTGSLGQPLLIPLSMAGSMGGQGLAVLTFPTSNVATLPGLSAASQSGGLLKLPFAGLQTTVLNPVQTQQAVFQSQTASLQQVQAAMQQAQQNTQVAAAQLTQAMPSVSQPSVSVSTLQSAGLSINPAINNMFWMPPFLSSQISAASLGAQPQFISSLTSTPIITSAMSGITSQIITNAQGQVIGTIPLMLNPASLTGGAATQALNLQGFQGLQVQTVQPQLVLNNQGQIIATIGNGPATVPTSAAIIPKHNVPVTFSKPSTQAQVTTVTQSPVVIAPQPFAMKTVTPISSSVPITCGDTPTVGQLVSKPQQGCTDEEGINLEEIREFAKNFKIRRLSLGLTQTQVGQALTATEGPAYSQSAICRFEKLDITPKSAQKLKPVLERWLAEAELWNQKGQQNLMEFVGGEPSKKRKRRTSFTPQAIEVLNTYFEKNALPTGQEITEIAKELNYDREVVRVWFCNRRQTLKNTSKINVFQVQP; via the exons ATGGACCTTCAGGATCTCCCTGCTGCTGACACACCCCTCACTGTCAATGAACAG GTGATAGTGATGTCTGGTCATGAGACGATCCGTGTCCTGGAAGTGGAGGTAGATCAAGCCTCTCTTCCATCCTCAATGCCTGATGGGAGGGCTGATTTGGGGGGTGAGGATGTGAGTAATCAGGCTAAGCAACCTGAGGCAGGAACACAGGACAGCCCGCCAGCACCCCACAACACTGGGGGAGTAGGTGAGCCCTTTGTAGGATACCGATACG TGCTGGGGGACCAGGTGGTGGCTGTCGATTCTGCAGCCTCTGCGGTCCAGACTCTTGCTCAGACTGCAGTTCCCATCAGTGTCTCCCTGTCGCAGCCACAGGCCACCATGCCCATCACTGTGCAGAGCTTGCAGGGCTGTCAACAG GTCCTGACCCAGGATGGTCTGGCCACTCTGATGACAGGGATGATGGCCCAGACAGGCTCCCTGGGCCAGCCCCTGCTCATCCCCCTCAGCATGGCAGGGTCCATGGGGGGCCAGGGCCTGGCTGTCCTCACCTTTCCCACCAGCAACGTAGCCACACTCCCTGGCCTTTCAGCTGCCAGCCAGTCCGGAGGCCTCCTCAAACTACCCTTTGCCGGCTTGCAAA CCACTGTGCTAAACCCTGTCCAGACCCAGCAGGCGGTTTTCCAGTCTCAGACAGCATCACTACAGCAGGTCCAGGCAGCTATGCAGCAGGCTCAGCAGAACACGCAGGTGGCTGCAGCACAACTGACCCAGGCCATGCCGTCCGTCTCTCAgcccagtgtgtctgtgtcaaCACTCCAGTCTGCAGGCCTCTCCATCAACCCTGCCATT AACAATATGTTCTGGATGCCTCCGTTTCTCTCCTCTCAGATCAGTGCTGCGTCTCTAGGGGCTCAGCCTCAGTTCATCAGCTCCCTCACTTCCACTCCCATCATCACCAGTGCCATGTCTGGAATCACCAGCCAGATCATCACCAACGCACAGGGACAG GTGATTGGAACCATCCCCCTGATGCTGAACCCTGCCTCACTGACAGGAGGGGCTGCTACTCAGGCTCTGAATCTCCAGGGCTTTCAAGGCCTGCAGGTCCAGACAGTCCAGCCACAGCTGGTTCTGAACAACCAGGGCCAGATCATTGCCACCATAGGAAATGGACCTGCTACAGTCCCCACTTCTGCTGCTATTATTCCCAAGCATAATGTTCCTGTGACATTCTCGAAGCCCAGCACCCAG GCTCAGGTAACAACTGTTACGCAATCACCTGTGGTCATCGCCCCACAACCGTTTGCAATGAAGACAGTCACTCCAATCTCCTCCTCAGTCCCTATCACCTGTGGAGACACACCCACCGTGGGACAGCTCGTCAGCA AGCCACAGCAAGGGTGCACGGATGAGGAGGGCATTAATCTGGAAGAGATTCGAGAGTTTGCCAAGAACTTCAAGATCCGCCGGCTGTCCCTGGGGCTGACGCAGACACAAGTGGGACAGGCCCTCACGGCTACAGAGGGCCCGGCCTACAGCCAGTCTGCCATCTGCAG GTTTGAGAAGCTGGACATTACACCCAAGAGTGCTCAGAAACTGAAGCCCGTGCTGGAGCGGTGGCTGGCCGAAGCAGAGCTATGGAACCAAAAGGGTCAGCAGAATTTGATGGAATTTGTGGGTGGTGAGCCGTCCAAGAAACGCAAGCGTCGCACCAGCTTCACCCCGCAGGCCATCGAAGTGCTCAACACCTACTTTGAGAAGAATGCCCTGCCAACGGGCCAGGAGATTACGGAAATCGCTAAGGAGCTCAACTACGACCGTGAGGTTGTCCGTGTATGGTTCTGCAACAGGCGGCAGACACTGAAAAACACCAGCAAGATCAATGTGTTTCAAGTTCAGCCTTAA
- the pou6f1 gene encoding POU domain, class 6, transcription factor 1 isoform X3: protein MDLQDLPAADTPLTVNEQVIVMSGHETIRVLEVEVDQASLPSSMPDGRADLGGEDVSNQAKQPEAGTQDSPPAPHNTGGVVLGDQVVAVDSAASAVQTLAQTAVPISVSLSQPQATMPITVQSLQGCQQVLTQDGLATLMTGMMAQTGSLGQPLLIPLSMAGSMGGQGLAVLTFPTSNVATLPGLSAASQSGGLLKLPFAGLQTATVLNPVQTQQAVFQSQTASLQQVQAAMQQAQQNTQVAAAQLTQAMPSVSQPSVSVSTLQSAGLSINPAINNMFWMPPFLSSQISAASLGAQPQFISSLTSTPIITSAMSGITSQIITNAQGQVIGTIPLMLNPASLTGGAATQALNLQGFQGLQVQTVQPQLVLNNQGQIIATIGNGPATVPTSAAIIPKHNVPVTFSKPSTQAQVTTVTQSPVVIAPQPFAMKTVTPISSSVPITCGDTPTVGQLVSKPQQGCTDEEGINLEEIREFAKNFKIRRLSLGLTQTQVGQALTATEGPAYSQSAICRFEKLDITPKSAQKLKPVLERWLAEAELWNQKGQQNLMEFVGGEPSKKRKRRTSFTPQAIEVLNTYFEKNALPTGQEITEIAKELNYDREVVRVWFCNRRQTLKNTSKINVFQVQP, encoded by the exons ATGGACCTTCAGGATCTCCCTGCTGCTGACACACCCCTCACTGTCAATGAACAG GTGATAGTGATGTCTGGTCATGAGACGATCCGTGTCCTGGAAGTGGAGGTAGATCAAGCCTCTCTTCCATCCTCAATGCCTGATGGGAGGGCTGATTTGGGGGGTGAGGATGTGAGTAATCAGGCTAAGCAACCTGAGGCAGGAACACAGGACAGCCCGCCAGCACCCCACAACACTGGGGGAGTAG TGCTGGGGGACCAGGTGGTGGCTGTCGATTCTGCAGCCTCTGCGGTCCAGACTCTTGCTCAGACTGCAGTTCCCATCAGTGTCTCCCTGTCGCAGCCACAGGCCACCATGCCCATCACTGTGCAGAGCTTGCAGGGCTGTCAACAG GTCCTGACCCAGGATGGTCTGGCCACTCTGATGACAGGGATGATGGCCCAGACAGGCTCCCTGGGCCAGCCCCTGCTCATCCCCCTCAGCATGGCAGGGTCCATGGGGGGCCAGGGCCTGGCTGTCCTCACCTTTCCCACCAGCAACGTAGCCACACTCCCTGGCCTTTCAGCTGCCAGCCAGTCCGGAGGCCTCCTCAAACTACCCTTTGCCGGCTTGCAAA CAGCCACTGTGCTAAACCCTGTCCAGACCCAGCAGGCGGTTTTCCAGTCTCAGACAGCATCACTACAGCAGGTCCAGGCAGCTATGCAGCAGGCTCAGCAGAACACGCAGGTGGCTGCAGCACAACTGACCCAGGCCATGCCGTCCGTCTCTCAgcccagtgtgtctgtgtcaaCACTCCAGTCTGCAGGCCTCTCCATCAACCCTGCCATT AACAATATGTTCTGGATGCCTCCGTTTCTCTCCTCTCAGATCAGTGCTGCGTCTCTAGGGGCTCAGCCTCAGTTCATCAGCTCCCTCACTTCCACTCCCATCATCACCAGTGCCATGTCTGGAATCACCAGCCAGATCATCACCAACGCACAGGGACAG GTGATTGGAACCATCCCCCTGATGCTGAACCCTGCCTCACTGACAGGAGGGGCTGCTACTCAGGCTCTGAATCTCCAGGGCTTTCAAGGCCTGCAGGTCCAGACAGTCCAGCCACAGCTGGTTCTGAACAACCAGGGCCAGATCATTGCCACCATAGGAAATGGACCTGCTACAGTCCCCACTTCTGCTGCTATTATTCCCAAGCATAATGTTCCTGTGACATTCTCGAAGCCCAGCACCCAG GCTCAGGTAACAACTGTTACGCAATCACCTGTGGTCATCGCCCCACAACCGTTTGCAATGAAGACAGTCACTCCAATCTCCTCCTCAGTCCCTATCACCTGTGGAGACACACCCACCGTGGGACAGCTCGTCAGCA AGCCACAGCAAGGGTGCACGGATGAGGAGGGCATTAATCTGGAAGAGATTCGAGAGTTTGCCAAGAACTTCAAGATCCGCCGGCTGTCCCTGGGGCTGACGCAGACACAAGTGGGACAGGCCCTCACGGCTACAGAGGGCCCGGCCTACAGCCAGTCTGCCATCTGCAG GTTTGAGAAGCTGGACATTACACCCAAGAGTGCTCAGAAACTGAAGCCCGTGCTGGAGCGGTGGCTGGCCGAAGCAGAGCTATGGAACCAAAAGGGTCAGCAGAATTTGATGGAATTTGTGGGTGGTGAGCCGTCCAAGAAACGCAAGCGTCGCACCAGCTTCACCCCGCAGGCCATCGAAGTGCTCAACACCTACTTTGAGAAGAATGCCCTGCCAACGGGCCAGGAGATTACGGAAATCGCTAAGGAGCTCAACTACGACCGTGAGGTTGTCCGTGTATGGTTCTGCAACAGGCGGCAGACACTGAAAAACACCAGCAAGATCAATGTGTTTCAAGTTCAGCCTTAA
- the pou6f1 gene encoding POU domain, class 6, transcription factor 1 isoform X5 has product MDLQDLPAADTPLTVNEQVIVMSGHETIRVLEVEVDQASLPSSMPDGRADLGGEDVSNQAKQPEAGTQDSPPAPHNTGGVVLGDQVVAVDSAASAVQTLAQTAVPISVSLSQPQATMPITVQSLQGCQQVLTQDGLATLMTGMMAQTGSLGQPLLIPLSMAGSMGGQGLAVLTFPTSNVATLPGLSAASQSGGLLKLPFAGLQTATVLNPVQTQQAVFQSQTASLQQVQAAMQQAQQNTQVAAAQLTQAMPSVSQPSVSVSTLQSAGLSINPAIISAASLGAQPQFISSLTSTPIITSAMSGITSQIITNAQGQVIGTIPLMLNPASLTGGAATQALNLQGFQGLQVQTVQPQLVLNNQGQIIATIGNGPATVPTSAAIIPKHNVPVTFSKPSTQAQVTTVTQSPVVIAPQPFAMKTVTPISSSVPITCGDTPTVGQLVSKPQQGCTDEEGINLEEIREFAKNFKIRRLSLGLTQTQVGQALTATEGPAYSQSAICRFEKLDITPKSAQKLKPVLERWLAEAELWNQKGQQNLMEFVGGEPSKKRKRRTSFTPQAIEVLNTYFEKNALPTGQEITEIAKELNYDREVVRVWFCNRRQTLKNTSKINVFQVQP; this is encoded by the exons ATGGACCTTCAGGATCTCCCTGCTGCTGACACACCCCTCACTGTCAATGAACAG GTGATAGTGATGTCTGGTCATGAGACGATCCGTGTCCTGGAAGTGGAGGTAGATCAAGCCTCTCTTCCATCCTCAATGCCTGATGGGAGGGCTGATTTGGGGGGTGAGGATGTGAGTAATCAGGCTAAGCAACCTGAGGCAGGAACACAGGACAGCCCGCCAGCACCCCACAACACTGGGGGAGTAG TGCTGGGGGACCAGGTGGTGGCTGTCGATTCTGCAGCCTCTGCGGTCCAGACTCTTGCTCAGACTGCAGTTCCCATCAGTGTCTCCCTGTCGCAGCCACAGGCCACCATGCCCATCACTGTGCAGAGCTTGCAGGGCTGTCAACAG GTCCTGACCCAGGATGGTCTGGCCACTCTGATGACAGGGATGATGGCCCAGACAGGCTCCCTGGGCCAGCCCCTGCTCATCCCCCTCAGCATGGCAGGGTCCATGGGGGGCCAGGGCCTGGCTGTCCTCACCTTTCCCACCAGCAACGTAGCCACACTCCCTGGCCTTTCAGCTGCCAGCCAGTCCGGAGGCCTCCTCAAACTACCCTTTGCCGGCTTGCAAA CAGCCACTGTGCTAAACCCTGTCCAGACCCAGCAGGCGGTTTTCCAGTCTCAGACAGCATCACTACAGCAGGTCCAGGCAGCTATGCAGCAGGCTCAGCAGAACACGCAGGTGGCTGCAGCACAACTGACCCAGGCCATGCCGTCCGTCTCTCAgcccagtgtgtctgtgtcaaCACTCCAGTCTGCAGGCCTCTCCATCAACCCTGCCATT ATCAGTGCTGCGTCTCTAGGGGCTCAGCCTCAGTTCATCAGCTCCCTCACTTCCACTCCCATCATCACCAGTGCCATGTCTGGAATCACCAGCCAGATCATCACCAACGCACAGGGACAG GTGATTGGAACCATCCCCCTGATGCTGAACCCTGCCTCACTGACAGGAGGGGCTGCTACTCAGGCTCTGAATCTCCAGGGCTTTCAAGGCCTGCAGGTCCAGACAGTCCAGCCACAGCTGGTTCTGAACAACCAGGGCCAGATCATTGCCACCATAGGAAATGGACCTGCTACAGTCCCCACTTCTGCTGCTATTATTCCCAAGCATAATGTTCCTGTGACATTCTCGAAGCCCAGCACCCAG GCTCAGGTAACAACTGTTACGCAATCACCTGTGGTCATCGCCCCACAACCGTTTGCAATGAAGACAGTCACTCCAATCTCCTCCTCAGTCCCTATCACCTGTGGAGACACACCCACCGTGGGACAGCTCGTCAGCA AGCCACAGCAAGGGTGCACGGATGAGGAGGGCATTAATCTGGAAGAGATTCGAGAGTTTGCCAAGAACTTCAAGATCCGCCGGCTGTCCCTGGGGCTGACGCAGACACAAGTGGGACAGGCCCTCACGGCTACAGAGGGCCCGGCCTACAGCCAGTCTGCCATCTGCAG GTTTGAGAAGCTGGACATTACACCCAAGAGTGCTCAGAAACTGAAGCCCGTGCTGGAGCGGTGGCTGGCCGAAGCAGAGCTATGGAACCAAAAGGGTCAGCAGAATTTGATGGAATTTGTGGGTGGTGAGCCGTCCAAGAAACGCAAGCGTCGCACCAGCTTCACCCCGCAGGCCATCGAAGTGCTCAACACCTACTTTGAGAAGAATGCCCTGCCAACGGGCCAGGAGATTACGGAAATCGCTAAGGAGCTCAACTACGACCGTGAGGTTGTCCGTGTATGGTTCTGCAACAGGCGGCAGACACTGAAAAACACCAGCAAGATCAATGTGTTTCAAGTTCAGCCTTAA
- the pou6f1 gene encoding POU domain, class 6, transcription factor 1 isoform X1, giving the protein MDLQDLPAADTPLTVNEQVIVMSGHETIRVLEVEVDQASLPSSMPDGRADLGGEDVSNQAKQPEAGTQDSPPAPHNTGGVGEPFVGYRYVLGDQVVAVDSAASAVQTLAQTAVPISVSLSQPQATMPITVQSLQGCQQVLTQDGLATLMTGMMAQTGSLGQPLLIPLSMAGSMGGQGLAVLTFPTSNVATLPGLSAASQSGGLLKLPFAGLQTATVLNPVQTQQAVFQSQTASLQQVQAAMQQAQQNTQVAAAQLTQAMPSVSQPSVSVSTLQSAGLSINPAINNMFWMPPFLSSQISAASLGAQPQFISSLTSTPIITSAMSGITSQIITNAQGQVIGTIPLMLNPASLTGGAATQALNLQGFQGLQVQTVQPQLVLNNQGQIIATIGNGPATVPTSAAIIPKHNVPVTFSKPSTQAQVTTVTQSPVVIAPQPFAMKTVTPISSSVPITCGDTPTVGQLVSKPQQGCTDEEGINLEEIREFAKNFKIRRLSLGLTQTQVGQALTATEGPAYSQSAICRFEKLDITPKSAQKLKPVLERWLAEAELWNQKGQQNLMEFVGGEPSKKRKRRTSFTPQAIEVLNTYFEKNALPTGQEITEIAKELNYDREVVRVWFCNRRQTLKNTSKINVFQVQP; this is encoded by the exons ATGGACCTTCAGGATCTCCCTGCTGCTGACACACCCCTCACTGTCAATGAACAG GTGATAGTGATGTCTGGTCATGAGACGATCCGTGTCCTGGAAGTGGAGGTAGATCAAGCCTCTCTTCCATCCTCAATGCCTGATGGGAGGGCTGATTTGGGGGGTGAGGATGTGAGTAATCAGGCTAAGCAACCTGAGGCAGGAACACAGGACAGCCCGCCAGCACCCCACAACACTGGGGGAGTAGGTGAGCCCTTTGTAGGATACCGATACG TGCTGGGGGACCAGGTGGTGGCTGTCGATTCTGCAGCCTCTGCGGTCCAGACTCTTGCTCAGACTGCAGTTCCCATCAGTGTCTCCCTGTCGCAGCCACAGGCCACCATGCCCATCACTGTGCAGAGCTTGCAGGGCTGTCAACAG GTCCTGACCCAGGATGGTCTGGCCACTCTGATGACAGGGATGATGGCCCAGACAGGCTCCCTGGGCCAGCCCCTGCTCATCCCCCTCAGCATGGCAGGGTCCATGGGGGGCCAGGGCCTGGCTGTCCTCACCTTTCCCACCAGCAACGTAGCCACACTCCCTGGCCTTTCAGCTGCCAGCCAGTCCGGAGGCCTCCTCAAACTACCCTTTGCCGGCTTGCAAA CAGCCACTGTGCTAAACCCTGTCCAGACCCAGCAGGCGGTTTTCCAGTCTCAGACAGCATCACTACAGCAGGTCCAGGCAGCTATGCAGCAGGCTCAGCAGAACACGCAGGTGGCTGCAGCACAACTGACCCAGGCCATGCCGTCCGTCTCTCAgcccagtgtgtctgtgtcaaCACTCCAGTCTGCAGGCCTCTCCATCAACCCTGCCATT AACAATATGTTCTGGATGCCTCCGTTTCTCTCCTCTCAGATCAGTGCTGCGTCTCTAGGGGCTCAGCCTCAGTTCATCAGCTCCCTCACTTCCACTCCCATCATCACCAGTGCCATGTCTGGAATCACCAGCCAGATCATCACCAACGCACAGGGACAG GTGATTGGAACCATCCCCCTGATGCTGAACCCTGCCTCACTGACAGGAGGGGCTGCTACTCAGGCTCTGAATCTCCAGGGCTTTCAAGGCCTGCAGGTCCAGACAGTCCAGCCACAGCTGGTTCTGAACAACCAGGGCCAGATCATTGCCACCATAGGAAATGGACCTGCTACAGTCCCCACTTCTGCTGCTATTATTCCCAAGCATAATGTTCCTGTGACATTCTCGAAGCCCAGCACCCAG GCTCAGGTAACAACTGTTACGCAATCACCTGTGGTCATCGCCCCACAACCGTTTGCAATGAAGACAGTCACTCCAATCTCCTCCTCAGTCCCTATCACCTGTGGAGACACACCCACCGTGGGACAGCTCGTCAGCA AGCCACAGCAAGGGTGCACGGATGAGGAGGGCATTAATCTGGAAGAGATTCGAGAGTTTGCCAAGAACTTCAAGATCCGCCGGCTGTCCCTGGGGCTGACGCAGACACAAGTGGGACAGGCCCTCACGGCTACAGAGGGCCCGGCCTACAGCCAGTCTGCCATCTGCAG GTTTGAGAAGCTGGACATTACACCCAAGAGTGCTCAGAAACTGAAGCCCGTGCTGGAGCGGTGGCTGGCCGAAGCAGAGCTATGGAACCAAAAGGGTCAGCAGAATTTGATGGAATTTGTGGGTGGTGAGCCGTCCAAGAAACGCAAGCGTCGCACCAGCTTCACCCCGCAGGCCATCGAAGTGCTCAACACCTACTTTGAGAAGAATGCCCTGCCAACGGGCCAGGAGATTACGGAAATCGCTAAGGAGCTCAACTACGACCGTGAGGTTGTCCGTGTATGGTTCTGCAACAGGCGGCAGACACTGAAAAACACCAGCAAGATCAATGTGTTTCAAGTTCAGCCTTAA